The genomic segment AGGCTCTCTTCCGCTACAATGACCTCTTCTCTGGCTCATGCCACAATGGTCGCACCATTCATCAGACTTAAGTCCTCTGCTGCATTCCCAGTGACATGTAAGGCCAACACCGAAATTACTTCCATCACAAGCAACGGCGGAAGAATTAACTGCATGAAGGTCATACATATTTCTTATACCCAAAATAAATTGATGGTTTTTAAttctgaattattcaaaactaatatttcttttgttgattGGTAATAAACAGGTGTGGCCTCCTGTTGGCAAGAAGAAGTTTGAGACTCTCTCTTACCTTCCTGGCCTTACCGATGTCGAAATAGCCAAGGAAATTGACTACCTTATCCGCAACAAGTGGACTCCATGTATTGAATTCGAGGTGGAG from the Brassica oleracea var. oleracea cultivar TO1000 unplaced genomic scaffold, BOL UnpScaffold05413, whole genome shotgun sequence genome contains:
- the LOC106322045 gene encoding ribulose bisphosphate carboxylase small chain 1A, chloroplastic-like; the encoded protein is MASVRLSSATMTSSLAHATMVAPFIRLKSSAAFPVTCKANTEITSITSNGGRINCMKVWPPVGKKKFETLSYLPGLTDVEIAKEIDYLIRNKWTPCIEFEVEVRKTEK